One genomic window of Leptospira paudalimensis includes the following:
- a CDS encoding response regulator transcription factor has product MKKQVYIVDDHPLVVDALQNLIAKSDDLACIGSADNIEKAFNDIEQMQPTLVLIDIQLKQNQNGLQLLKKLRTTFPNIAVIIISMLTDDTFVDRAFKLGAMGYVFKEDTTTQIVEAIHTVLKGDYFVSSSQATRLLGHLYRASQKDEKDPIDRLSNRELEVFLMIGEGMPVKEIAANMGLAPSTIETLRSRIKSKLSITENEKLIRVAVEWKYTQAKTDIVVS; this is encoded by the coding sequence ATGAAAAAACAAGTCTATATCGTTGATGACCATCCTCTTGTAGTAGATGCATTACAAAACCTAATCGCTAAATCTGATGATTTAGCGTGCATTGGAAGTGCCGATAATATTGAAAAAGCTTTCAACGATATAGAACAAATGCAACCTACACTTGTTTTGATTGATATCCAACTCAAACAAAACCAAAACGGTTTACAACTTCTGAAGAAACTTCGAACAACTTTTCCAAATATTGCCGTCATCATCATCAGTATGTTGACGGACGATACCTTTGTGGATCGTGCATTCAAATTAGGTGCTATGGGTTACGTCTTCAAAGAAGACACAACCACACAAATTGTAGAAGCAATTCACACCGTACTAAAAGGTGATTATTTTGTAAGTTCTTCCCAAGCGACAAGACTACTTGGGCATTTATACCGTGCATCTCAAAAAGACGAAAAGGATCCAATTGATCGATTGTCCAATCGAGAGTTGGAAGTATTTCTCATGATTGGAGAAGGGATGCCTGTGAAGGAAATTGCAGCCAATATGGGACTTGCACCTTCTACGATTGAAACCTTACGTTCCAGAATCAAATCCAAACTGAGCATCACAGAAAACGAAAAATTGATTCGTGTGGCAGTGGAGTGGAAATACACCCAAGCCAAAACGGATATCGTTGTTTCGTAA
- a CDS encoding NAD(P)(+) transhydrogenase (Re/Si-specific) subunit beta, with product MELISILNLAYLVASILFIIGIKQLAHPKTATRGNLLGALGMLIAVVATLFDREILSYEWIAVGVLIGSVIGIILAIKIQMTAMPQLVAVLNGFGGIASVFVAGAALQLSIPKYATAVNYQEIVSIVFSAIVGGITFSGSFIAFGKLQGFITEKAVRYPGDQLVKILVGLTAVGLGVYGCMEPTDESIYWILSGVSLLLGIFLVIPIGGADMPVVISLLNSYSGIAASATGFVLNNNVLIISGSLVGASGIILTQIMCKAMNRSLTNVLFGGFGAVATEMKDDGDFYSGKVKSTSAEEVAMLLDVARSVVIVPGYGMAVAQAQHTVRDLYQLLTARGIDVTFAIHPVAGRMPGHMNVLLAEADIPYDRLKEMDEINSTFENVDVVIVNGANDVTNPLAKTDPKSPIAGMPILDVGNAKTVVVIKRSLSAGFAGVPNPLFIADNCLMLFGDGKKATQEMIAALKES from the coding sequence ATGGAACTCATCAGCATTTTAAATTTAGCCTACCTCGTTGCTTCCATCCTATTCATCATTGGTATCAAACAATTAGCACATCCAAAGACAGCCACTCGGGGAAACCTACTCGGTGCACTGGGCATGCTCATCGCAGTTGTCGCAACACTCTTTGACAGAGAAATTCTCTCTTATGAATGGATCGCTGTTGGTGTTCTCATTGGATCTGTGATTGGAATTATCCTCGCAATCAAAATCCAAATGACTGCGATGCCTCAACTTGTGGCCGTTCTCAATGGATTTGGTGGTATTGCGTCTGTATTTGTAGCTGGTGCTGCATTACAATTGTCGATTCCAAAATATGCGACAGCGGTGAATTACCAGGAAATTGTTTCGATTGTTTTCTCTGCCATCGTGGGTGGGATTACTTTCTCTGGAAGTTTTATCGCCTTCGGAAAGTTACAAGGTTTTATTACAGAAAAAGCAGTTCGTTATCCAGGTGACCAACTTGTTAAGATCCTAGTTGGACTCACTGCAGTTGGTCTCGGTGTGTATGGTTGTATGGAACCAACAGATGAGTCTATTTATTGGATCTTAAGTGGTGTGAGTTTACTTCTTGGAATTTTTCTTGTGATTCCAATTGGGGGAGCTGACATGCCAGTTGTGATTTCCCTACTTAACTCTTATTCTGGGATCGCGGCATCTGCAACAGGATTTGTTCTCAATAATAATGTGCTTATCATTTCAGGATCACTCGTAGGAGCATCTGGAATCATTCTAACACAAATCATGTGTAAAGCGATGAACCGAAGTTTAACGAATGTTCTCTTTGGTGGATTCGGGGCTGTTGCTACAGAAATGAAAGATGATGGCGATTTTTACTCGGGTAAAGTCAAATCAACGAGTGCAGAAGAAGTGGCAATGTTACTTGATGTTGCAAGAAGTGTCGTAATTGTTCCTGGTTATGGTATGGCTGTGGCACAAGCACAACATACAGTAAGAGATTTATACCAACTTTTAACAGCTCGTGGAATCGATGTTACTTTTGCAATCCATCCTGTAGCAGGTCGTATGCCTGGTCATATGAACGTATTACTCGCTGAAGCAGATATTCCTTATGATCGATTGAAAGAGATGGACGAGATCAATAGTACTTTCGAAAATGTTGATGTTGTAATCGTTAATGGCGCCAATGACGTAACGAACCCTCTTGCAAAAACAGATCCAAAATCACCAATTGCTGGTATGCCGATCTTGGATGTTGGAAATGCAAAAACGGTAGTTGTGATCAAAAGAAGTTTGAGTGCTGGATTTGCGGGAGTTCCCAATCCACTCTTCATTGCTGACAACTGTTTGATGTTGTTTGGTGATGGTAAAAAAGCTACGCAAGAGATGATTGCAGCGTTAAAAGAATCTTAG
- a CDS encoding tetratricopeptide repeat protein, with amino-acid sequence MKIKHKFIFTILLLLTFQYTLIADAEDQESIEINAKIEIEKVSRNIINALRYGKFGLADAEWKKIQSEVYKSFAEYDYLNGSLLYSRMEWQEAKESLNRTLKKEPNHEAASFLLGMIYAQEDSWSEAKETWLETNQISPYNPFYHYNLGVAYYILKDYNNAINSLSKSLEYKANYNEAKLILAKTYLELNQVEKAKSELTTILEQDPKHMLASHLMGRVVYLLEKDPKKSLTYLKNPRALGWREKKVYARCYFEMRKWREAENLLRPIAYSPFADEYDQSFYLNLLLNLGFDERANDFFHFIQKQSQNESKIAEAYRMLLSSREGKDLLYHYFKLRY; translated from the coding sequence ATGAAAATAAAACATAAGTTCATCTTCACTATACTATTGCTTTTAACATTTCAATATACCTTAATTGCTGATGCAGAGGATCAGGAATCGATCGAGATCAACGCAAAAATTGAAATCGAAAAGGTAAGTCGAAATATCATCAATGCTTTACGTTATGGAAAATTTGGTTTAGCAGATGCAGAGTGGAAAAAAATCCAATCAGAAGTCTACAAATCATTTGCTGAGTACGATTATTTAAATGGAAGTTTGTTATATTCAAGAATGGAATGGCAAGAAGCCAAAGAAAGTTTAAATCGAACTCTAAAAAAAGAACCAAATCATGAAGCAGCAAGTTTCTTACTCGGTATGATTTATGCGCAAGAGGATAGTTGGTCTGAAGCAAAGGAAACTTGGCTAGAAACAAACCAAATTTCACCCTATAATCCTTTTTATCACTATAACTTAGGAGTAGCGTATTACATTTTAAAAGATTACAACAATGCTATCAATTCTTTAAGCAAATCTTTGGAATACAAAGCCAATTATAATGAAGCAAAACTCATATTAGCAAAAACCTATTTGGAACTTAACCAAGTAGAAAAAGCAAAATCTGAACTAACCACTATTTTAGAACAAGATCCAAAACATATGTTGGCATCTCATTTAATGGGACGAGTGGTGTATTTACTCGAAAAAGATCCAAAAAAATCTCTTACCTATTTAAAAAACCCAAGGGCATTGGGTTGGAGAGAAAAAAAGGTATATGCTCGTTGTTATTTTGAAATGAGAAAATGGAGAGAAGCGGAGAATTTACTCAGACCGATCGCTTATTCTCCGTTTGCTGATGAATATGACCAAAGTTTTTATTTAAACTTACTTCTCAATTTAGGATTTGATGAAAGGGCCAACGACTTTTTTCATTTCATCCAAAAACAATCTCAAAACGAATCGAAAATTGCAGAAGCGTACAGAATGTTACTCTCTTCCCGCGAAGGAAAGGATTTACTCTATCACTACTTTAAATTAAGATATTAG
- a CDS encoding acyl-CoA desaturase produces the protein MNSASSSVEPVVKEQAPLLFLVLFFLVQATVLTVFTVPFSWTLVWVAVGSYFLRMFGITGAYHRYFSHASFKTSRVFQFVLAWIGSMSMQKGALWWAAHHRNHHKYSDTEKDIHSPSRKGFWYSHMFWFLRDDYNDYEAKLIPDFYKYPELRWLDRNHWIPPLTYAILLYAVGGWAWLVYGYAVSTFILGHATWTINSLSHVYGSVRFESRDTSKNNVWLALLTMGEGWHNNHHYYCSSVNQGFYWYEIDITYYILKVLSWFGIVWDLKKPPKKVIEEGIQRDRLKKEEMALVRKQKQEIKTKKKVEVLST, from the coding sequence ATGAATTCTGCATCTTCTTCGGTGGAACCTGTTGTCAAAGAACAGGCACCTTTACTTTTCCTCGTTTTATTTTTTCTCGTCCAAGCGACTGTCTTAACGGTATTTACCGTCCCGTTTTCCTGGACTTTGGTTTGGGTTGCGGTTGGTTCTTATTTCCTTCGTATGTTCGGAATCACAGGTGCTTACCATCGTTATTTTTCCCATGCATCGTTTAAGACTTCTCGGGTTTTCCAATTTGTCCTTGCTTGGATCGGGTCCATGTCCATGCAAAAAGGTGCTCTGTGGTGGGCAGCTCACCACAGAAACCACCATAAGTACTCTGATACCGAAAAAGACATCCACTCCCCAAGCCGAAAGGGATTTTGGTATTCGCATATGTTTTGGTTTCTACGAGATGATTACAATGATTATGAAGCCAAACTGATCCCCGATTTTTATAAATACCCTGAATTACGTTGGCTTGATCGTAACCACTGGATCCCTCCACTTACCTATGCAATTCTATTGTATGCGGTTGGTGGTTGGGCTTGGCTTGTGTATGGTTATGCTGTATCCACTTTTATCCTAGGGCATGCCACATGGACCATCAATTCACTTTCTCACGTGTATGGGTCGGTTCGCTTTGAGTCTAGAGACACAAGTAAAAACAATGTTTGGTTGGCACTACTCACAATGGGTGAAGGTTGGCACAATAACCACCATTACTATTGTTCGTCGGTGAACCAAGGTTTTTATTGGTATGAAATAGATATTACGTATTACATTCTGAAAGTATTAAGTTGGTTTGGGATTGTTTGGGACTTAAAAAAACCACCTAAAAAAGTGATTGAAGAAGGCATTCAAAGAGACCGTCTTAAAAAAGAAGAGATGGCACTTGTTCGAAAACAAAAACAAGAAATCAAAACAAAAAAGAAAGTAGAAGTGTTATCGACTTAA
- a CDS encoding cytidylyltransferase domain-containing protein, producing the protein MSGIHSTHDSFAFIQARLGSTRFPKKILKSIPEDSGVTFLDHIHRRLSTLFEHNQIIFLIPESDEESIQFLNSRGYLYFCGSELDVRDRFRKAAKHFGAKHIFRLTADNPFIDINSIRYLYEAILEIKDTYYSLSMSGLPLGMGVECFSTASLFYDSEETQLERHKEHVSLHIKEFPEIHKQYRLSPPHLQTLDIFRKLQNGEISHLRITVDEKKDFEMICNIWIQLGETNPFFGAEEVLQLYDSNPNIYDLNANVEQVVFTLPKTKKNKRRVNVLYGNPIQFGYGHFERCKSLSIYLQLNGYDVQLIDSFLEKESNIPHIFDTREIEYPVQNAFYIDNFNHPPNTTNSTFFLPHPSISIPNEVSLSYYSSPLSELKSTIPESSGKLLVYAGQLDETESTQLDEFLLRFHQSKNQVNPHFHSIVRIGGKKPKDSKIEYQPRISYSEFLREIDSSEWVCTYFGQTMIEGMAKFKKVCLIGISEIHETLGLFAEQKLGIPYIASLANLNQINHFPNKTNSKKIKLVRDAHTKILRWLNSIV; encoded by the coding sequence ATGAGTGGTATACATTCAACGCATGATAGTTTTGCCTTCATTCAGGCAAGACTAGGCTCAACACGATTTCCAAAAAAAATATTAAAATCAATTCCTGAGGATTCAGGAGTCACATTTTTAGATCATATCCATCGGCGATTGTCAACCTTATTTGAACATAACCAAATCATCTTCCTCATCCCAGAATCAGATGAAGAGTCCATTCAATTTCTAAACTCCAGAGGTTATCTTTATTTCTGCGGATCTGAATTGGATGTTAGGGATCGATTTCGCAAAGCGGCAAAACATTTTGGTGCAAAACATATTTTTCGACTAACGGCTGATAATCCATTTATAGATATCAATTCAATTCGTTATTTATATGAAGCAATTTTAGAAATCAAGGACACTTATTATAGTTTGTCAATGAGTGGGTTACCTCTTGGAATGGGTGTGGAATGTTTTTCAACGGCTTCATTGTTTTATGATTCAGAAGAAACCCAATTGGAAAGACATAAAGAACATGTATCCTTACACATAAAGGAATTCCCAGAAATTCATAAACAATATCGACTTTCTCCACCCCATTTACAAACACTAGACATCTTTCGAAAATTACAAAACGGTGAGATATCACACCTCAGGATCACAGTTGATGAGAAAAAAGATTTTGAAATGATCTGCAACATTTGGATTCAACTGGGAGAAACGAATCCTTTTTTTGGAGCAGAAGAAGTATTACAATTATATGATTCTAATCCAAATATTTATGATTTGAATGCAAACGTAGAACAAGTTGTATTTACACTTCCCAAAACAAAAAAAAACAAAAGGAGGGTTAATGTTTTATATGGGAACCCAATCCAATTCGGATACGGACACTTTGAACGTTGTAAATCCTTATCAATTTACTTACAACTGAATGGTTATGATGTTCAACTCATAGATTCATTTTTAGAAAAAGAATCAAACATTCCCCATATATTTGATACAAGGGAAATCGAATACCCAGTTCAAAATGCTTTTTATATCGATAACTTCAATCATCCACCGAACACAACCAATTCTACTTTTTTTCTCCCACACCCTTCCATTTCTATTCCGAATGAAGTTTCACTTTCCTACTATAGTTCACCATTGTCTGAACTCAAATCAACAATTCCAGAATCATCTGGAAAATTATTGGTTTATGCTGGACAATTGGATGAAACCGAATCAACACAGCTTGATGAGTTTTTATTAAGGTTCCACCAATCCAAAAATCAAGTGAATCCACATTTTCATTCCATTGTGCGCATTGGTGGAAAAAAACCAAAGGATTCAAAAATTGAATACCAACCAAGAATTTCGTATTCAGAATTCCTCAGAGAAATTGATTCATCAGAATGGGTATGCACGTATTTTGGTCAAACGATGATCGAAGGAATGGCAAAATTCAAAAAGGTATGTTTAATTGGAATTTCTGAAATCCATGAAACTCTTGGTTTGTTTGCCGAACAAAAACTAGGAATTCCATACATTGCTTCCTTAGCTAATCTGAATCAAATCAATCATTTTCCTAACAAAACGAACTCAAAGAAAATCAAATTGGTTCGCGATGCTCATACAAAAATTCTAAGATGGTTAAATTCCATTGTTTAA
- a CDS encoding putative peptidyl-prolyl cis-trans isomerase: MQKRIRISHNFVLVFAAVVCFSLAVPTKPLNSYESLNAVLAIVGPKSISTLDYEEGVERYKNLSRFFPNYRKKGSLHSQVIDFLIDRAVVDIVAEEESIQVNEKRIEAEIQKRMDAQGISDLEQFKKSVQNQFNLPYDIWLDDLPYQIKKGQLLQIKVSPPLPSEQEVQSWYNKNKSKVGNEFKFRELVFSPANGSIEEESRLFNELTEIRNKSINDPSFFKLVASGPRNESRYRLNGGLVNWVPTFELYKTQPSTASVLAQVGGQGKFSEVFRDDRKRYCLVYIEGMRPTPLDAVRKGIQGFLFREKEQTSFEEWVVVTRKNMAITIFDPIYIKEHNINNPEEKYNSD; the protein is encoded by the coding sequence ATGCAAAAAAGAATTCGAATCTCGCATAACTTCGTTTTAGTTTTTGCAGCGGTAGTTTGTTTTTCTCTCGCTGTTCCCACAAAACCTCTCAACTCCTATGAATCACTCAATGCAGTTCTAGCCATTGTTGGTCCAAAATCGATTTCCACTTTGGATTATGAAGAAGGTGTGGAACGTTATAAAAACCTATCTCGATTTTTCCCAAATTACCGTAAAAAAGGTTCTCTTCATTCGCAGGTGATCGACTTTCTCATTGACCGGGCTGTGGTTGATATTGTTGCCGAAGAAGAATCAATTCAAGTGAATGAAAAACGAATCGAAGCAGAAATTCAAAAAAGAATGGATGCTCAAGGTATCAGTGACTTAGAACAATTTAAAAAATCGGTTCAAAACCAATTTAATTTGCCGTATGACATTTGGTTGGATGACCTTCCTTACCAAATCAAAAAGGGACAACTTTTACAAATTAAAGTAAGTCCTCCACTTCCTTCTGAACAAGAAGTACAATCATGGTATAACAAAAATAAGTCGAAAGTTGGAAATGAATTTAAATTTCGTGAGCTTGTTTTTTCACCAGCCAATGGTTCCATTGAAGAAGAATCTCGTTTGTTTAACGAACTCACTGAGATTAGAAACAAATCTATCAATGACCCTTCCTTTTTTAAGCTTGTGGCATCTGGTCCAAGAAATGAATCTCGTTATCGATTGAATGGCGGACTTGTTAACTGGGTGCCTACATTTGAATTGTACAAAACCCAACCTTCCACTGCTTCTGTGTTAGCACAAGTTGGTGGACAAGGAAAATTCTCTGAAGTATTCCGTGACGATAGAAAACGATACTGTTTAGTATATATTGAAGGAATGAGACCAACACCTCTCGATGCTGTTAGAAAAGGGATCCAGGGATTTTTATTTCGTGAAAAGGAACAAACTTCTTTCGAAGAATGGGTTGTTGTGACTCGCAAAAATATGGCAATCACAATCTTTGATCCAATTTACATCAAAGAACATAATATAAATAATCCCGAAGAAAAGTACAATTCAGATTAA
- a CDS encoding aspartate kinase translates to MSSKIVVQKYGGTSVGDTTKIQNVAKRIKRYHDEGQKVAVVVSAMGHTTDELVDLADQISKNPPKREMDMLLSTGEQVSIALLAIALNELGVPAQSFTGSQLKILTDGNFSNGKIEMIDRSRIDEAFNKGKVVIVAGFQGIDKDENIVTLGRGGSDTSAVALAAALGADECEIYTDVDGVYTADPRKIPTAKMHKQITYEEMLELASLGAGVLHSRSVELGMNYNVVIHVRSSFHDKPGTLVMSEDKIMEKMKVSGVTAKGDQARVTIADVKDKPGIAADLFTQLANKDVIVDVIVQSSPRDGINTISFTIAKKDIVAAKPIIETYAKDHGNGKAEIDENISIVSAVGVGMKSHVGVAAKMFQSLAEKNINIEMISTSEIKISCVIKQNQAEDAVKALHTTFIG, encoded by the coding sequence ATGTCATCGAAAATCGTTGTCCAAAAATACGGTGGAACCTCTGTTGGTGACACCACCAAAATACAAAATGTGGCCAAACGCATCAAACGTTACCACGACGAAGGCCAAAAGGTTGCTGTTGTTGTTTCTGCAATGGGACATACTACAGACGAACTGGTCGACCTTGCTGATCAAATTTCGAAAAACCCGCCAAAACGGGAAATGGATATGTTACTTTCTACAGGGGAACAAGTATCCATTGCCTTACTTGCTATTGCTCTCAATGAATTAGGAGTTCCTGCACAATCTTTTACAGGTTCTCAATTAAAAATTTTAACAGATGGAAACTTTTCCAATGGTAAAATTGAAATGATCGACAGGTCTAGAATCGATGAAGCCTTTAACAAAGGAAAGGTGGTTATCGTTGCTGGTTTCCAAGGGATCGATAAGGACGAAAACATTGTCACTTTAGGACGAGGTGGAAGTGATACTTCTGCTGTGGCTCTCGCTGCAGCCCTCGGTGCAGATGAGTGTGAAATTTATACTGATGTGGACGGAGTTTATACAGCCGACCCAAGAAAAATCCCAACTGCCAAAATGCACAAACAAATCACTTACGAAGAAATGTTGGAACTAGCAAGTTTAGGAGCTGGTGTCCTACATTCACGAAGTGTTGAATTAGGGATGAATTATAACGTGGTTATCCACGTTCGATCTAGTTTCCATGACAAACCGGGAACGTTAGTAATGAGTGAGGATAAAATTATGGAAAAAATGAAAGTTAGCGGAGTCACTGCAAAAGGGGACCAAGCACGTGTTACCATTGCTGATGTTAAAGACAAACCAGGCATCGCAGCAGACCTTTTCACTCAACTTGCCAACAAAGATGTGATTGTTGATGTAATCGTTCAATCCTCTCCAAGAGATGGAATTAATACCATTTCCTTTACAATAGCAAAAAAAGACATTGTCGCAGCAAAACCAATCATTGAGACATATGCAAAAGACCATGGAAATGGAAAGGCAGAAATTGACGAAAATATCTCGATTGTTTCTGCTGTTGGAGTTGGAATGAAATCACACGTTGGAGTGGCTGCAAAAATGTTCCAATCCCTCGCAGAAAAAAACATCAACATCGAAATGATATCTACATCTGAGATTAAAATCTCTTGTGTCATCAAACAAAACCAAGCGGAAGATGCAGTAAAAGCTTTACACACTACCTTTATTGGGTAG
- a CDS encoding spiro-SPASM protein: MINRKEYNPSFAVVYLDTQTLSFLESNFDIKLFETFVSKLHKVFPNLNLHINVNDSVKSKLSGSKFVNSFVFYDPNITEIEFFKQFGSLLPESIFKDPEWDEVCFLYFTGISPLLNTSLTEKIWNRHKNFFSQYSYSENIPPGLIPTVITREFLSSLPDQLTTDIHSFFLKNINQYDVDIFFQSPDLRQLRLDFRYHSVRSNILINGLLAIAEEIPYEDLHSTLKQNPELYRSSPSYMEWEIYKGCELSCVFCPREFIDKSNDGSFVPLTSVKTMVSKFQKELTSPITISLSGNGEPLLHPEFTSIIKEILTLPQLKELIIETALYKNVDVLVSLIQELDQTNKEKLCIITNLSTLKEETYQTLYGKKGLTTVLESVDTLSKLLPKNSLYVQMIKMKEVEDEIDPYFTSFEKKGINIILQKYNRFANQLPERRVSDLTPIHRDFCWHLTRDLYVSVTGDVSICKQNQTKIIGNLYTESLSDVWKKGHDSFRLSFNGEHDKIPAPCLNCDEWYTFNA; this comes from the coding sequence ATGATCAATCGCAAAGAATACAATCCAAGTTTTGCCGTTGTTTATTTAGACACCCAAACACTTTCATTTTTAGAATCTAATTTTGATATAAAATTATTTGAAACATTTGTTTCAAAACTTCACAAAGTGTTTCCCAATTTAAATCTCCACATAAATGTGAATGATTCCGTTAAATCAAAGTTATCTGGTTCAAAATTCGTAAATTCATTTGTTTTTTACGATCCAAATATAACAGAAATTGAATTCTTCAAACAATTTGGAAGCTTATTACCTGAATCGATTTTTAAAGATCCAGAATGGGACGAAGTTTGTTTTTTATATTTTACTGGAATTTCACCTTTACTCAACACATCGTTAACTGAAAAAATTTGGAATCGCCATAAAAACTTTTTTTCACAGTATTCTTATTCGGAAAACATTCCACCTGGCCTAATTCCAACGGTGATCACTAGAGAATTTTTGAGTTCTTTACCAGACCAACTAACAACCGATATTCATTCCTTTTTTCTTAAAAATATCAACCAATATGATGTAGATATTTTTTTCCAATCTCCTGATTTACGACAATTACGTTTGGATTTTCGTTATCATTCGGTACGCTCCAATATTCTCATCAACGGATTACTTGCTATAGCAGAAGAAATTCCTTATGAAGATTTACACTCCACTTTAAAACAAAATCCCGAATTATATCGCAGTTCCCCATCTTATATGGAATGGGAAATTTACAAAGGATGTGAATTGTCCTGTGTATTTTGCCCACGCGAGTTCATTGACAAATCAAATGATGGAAGTTTTGTTCCACTCACTTCTGTAAAAACAATGGTTTCAAAATTCCAAAAGGAATTAACTTCTCCTATCACCATTAGTTTATCAGGAAATGGGGAACCGCTTTTACACCCTGAGTTTACCTCAATTATAAAAGAAATCCTCACTCTTCCCCAACTCAAAGAACTCATCATTGAAACAGCACTATACAAAAATGTTGATGTTTTGGTTTCTCTCATCCAGGAACTAGACCAAACAAACAAAGAAAAACTTTGTATCATTACTAATCTCAGTACCTTAAAAGAAGAAACATACCAAACTTTATATGGCAAAAAAGGATTAACTACTGTATTAGAATCGGTGGATACTCTTTCTAAACTATTACCAAAAAATTCTTTATATGTGCAAATGATTAAGATGAAAGAAGTAGAAGATGAAATTGATCCTTACTTTACTTCATTTGAAAAAAAAGGAATCAACATCATTTTACAAAAATACAATCGTTTTGCCAATCAACTACCAGAACGAAGAGTCAGTGACCTTACGCCAATCCATAGAGACTTTTGTTGGCATTTAACACGCGATTTATATGTATCTGTAACAGGTGATGTTTCAATTTGTAAACAAAACCAAACTAAAATCATTGGAAATCTCTATACTGAATCCTTATCTGATGTTTGGAAAAAAGGCCATGACTCCTTTCGCCTAAGTTTTAATGGCGAACATGACAAAATCCCTGCACCTTGTTTGAATTGTGATGAGTGGTATACATTCAACGCATGA
- a CDS encoding NAD(P) transhydrogenase subunit alpha — MEIFVTAVTIFVLAIFVGFEIITKIPPILHTPLMSGSNAISGITLIGALYAAGIQESNITKILGLLSVIFATINVVGGFLVTHRMLGMFKKKDAPK; from the coding sequence ATGGAAATATTTGTTACAGCCGTCACGATTTTCGTTTTAGCGATTTTCGTGGGATTTGAAATCATCACAAAAATCCCTCCCATCCTCCACACCCCACTTATGTCGGGTTCGAACGCCATTTCCGGCATCACCCTCATCGGTGCATTGTATGCTGCTGGAATCCAAGAGAGCAATATCACTAAAATTTTGGGCTTACTCTCTGTTATTTTTGCTACCATCAACGTTGTGGGCGGATTTCTCGTTACACATAGAATGCTTGGCATGTTCAAGAAAAAGGATGCACCGAAATAA
- a CDS encoding LIC13255 family lipoprotein — translation MNQKLLSIILYVNITLVFFSCIQQRDDLFYSAQEGNQKIFEKYTLKNSACGSNKLPGALALGRVKIDDANLCFRAIELTTCPAWNTEGYTPDSCKAIGTSFR, via the coding sequence ATGAACCAAAAACTTCTCTCCATTATTCTTTATGTTAACATCACTTTGGTATTCTTTAGTTGTATCCAACAACGAGATGATTTATTTTATTCTGCGCAAGAAGGGAACCAAAAGATTTTTGAAAAGTATACTTTAAAAAATTCAGCATGCGGTTCTAATAAATTACCTGGTGCTCTTGCTTTAGGCAGAGTCAAAATTGACGATGCAAATCTTTGTTTTAGAGCCATTGAACTCACAACTTGCCCTGCTTGGAATACCGAAGGGTACACTCCTGATTCTTGTAAGGCGATCGGAACAAGTTTTCGTTAA